One stretch of Hydrogenovibrio kuenenii DSM 12350 DNA includes these proteins:
- the bioF gene encoding 8-amino-7-oxononanoate synthase — translation MSIKSRFQPLLEQRAKDHLYRRRPLATTAQDTAMQINGLQTINFSSNDYLGLANHPALKKILQETNDLSVGSGAAHLVTGHHLEHHLLEDELADWLGCDRALLFSTGYMANLAVQPALMQKGDWILSDKLNHASLLDGALLSAADLKRYAHNDMKALEKRLKQAQEANIQCLIVTDGVFSMDGDLAKLPEIQALTQKYGAWLLIDDAHGLGVLGQKGKGCFEHFGLTPDENTLIMGTLGKAFGTSGAFVAGSEVAIEALIQFARPYIYTTAMSPVNAKVTRSALKLVRDANVRRQQLKDNIAFFRQGATAIGLNLMPSESAIQPILLGDSEVAIAWSETLKQAGCWVSAIRPPTVPKDTARLRITLSASHTHAQIQQLLDALKAIQQKTHS, via the coding sequence ATGTCGATTAAATCACGTTTTCAGCCCTTACTAGAGCAACGCGCTAAAGATCATCTCTATCGCCGTCGTCCGCTAGCAACTACCGCGCAAGACACCGCAATGCAGATTAATGGCCTCCAGACCATTAATTTTTCATCAAACGATTATCTTGGGCTAGCCAACCACCCTGCATTAAAAAAAATCTTGCAAGAAACCAACGATCTCAGCGTTGGTTCCGGTGCTGCGCACCTGGTAACGGGGCACCATCTCGAACACCACTTACTAGAAGATGAATTGGCTGATTGGCTAGGCTGTGACCGTGCATTGCTATTTTCTACCGGCTATATGGCAAACTTAGCCGTACAACCCGCGTTAATGCAAAAAGGCGATTGGATTCTATCTGATAAGCTTAATCACGCTTCGTTGCTTGATGGCGCCTTGTTATCTGCGGCAGACTTAAAACGCTATGCACACAATGACATGAAGGCTTTAGAAAAACGTCTCAAACAAGCACAAGAAGCCAACATCCAATGCTTGATTGTCACCGATGGCGTTTTTAGCATGGACGGCGACCTGGCAAAACTGCCTGAGATACAGGCATTAACTCAAAAATATGGTGCTTGGTTACTGATTGACGATGCACATGGTTTAGGCGTTCTGGGACAGAAGGGTAAAGGTTGTTTCGAACACTTCGGCTTAACCCCTGATGAAAACACCCTTATTATGGGCACGCTTGGTAAAGCATTCGGTACTTCCGGTGCTTTTGTCGCAGGTAGCGAAGTGGCGATTGAAGCGCTGATTCAATTTGCCCGCCCTTATATCTATACCACCGCCATGTCGCCAGTGAATGCCAAGGTCACACGCTCCGCGCTGAAGCTGGTGAGAGACGCCAATGTTCGCCGACAGCAACTCAAAGACAACATCGCATTTTTCCGTCAGGGTGCAACAGCCATCGGACTGAATTTAATGCCATCAGAAAGTGCCATCCAACCTATTCTGCTCGGCGATAGTGAAGTTGCCATTGCCTGGTCAGAAACTTTGAAACAAGCCGGCTGTTGGGTGTCCGCAATTCGACCGCCAACGGTGCCCAAAGACACCGCTCGCTTGCGCATTACGCTTTCGGCTTCACATACCCATGCGCAAATCCAACAACTACTGGATGCCCTAAAAGCCATTCAACAAAAGACACACAGTTAA